In the genome of Candidatus Chlamydia corallus, the window GGTTGAAGAAATTCTAGTCATAAAATAACCGTTTAAATTAATTTGAGGAAAGATTGTACCTTAATTTTTGTTTTTTTAATAAAAAAATCGTGCTAGTTATTGATTTATAATAAAATCTTTACAAATTCTTTTTATTCTATTAATTAAGGATTGCCTCCTATTAAAGGAGTCATTTTCCTAAGCAGAAGTGACTTGGTATTTAGGTTATTGCTTGCTATGTGTCCAAACTCGCCTTTTCGGTTACCTTTATTTTGTCCTAACCTTTTCCCGCCGTCTATACACGGTGAATCCAAAGATGATCCTGAGGCTACAGAATCCCCTTTTTTCAGATATCTGAATGGTTAGGCTAATTTTTCAAGGTTTGAAGGGACCTCATAGTTTTATTTGGTGATACTAGGACCGATTGGGGGTTTATGAGAACGCCTTCTAAGAAAAGTTAAAGAGTTCTATTGGAGGACTGTTTTTGAAAAAGTTGGTTATCTAGCATTTCAAAAGCTTGCGTAAGGATAAGGGGGATTATTTCTAATAATTATAGAAAGAATTGTTCGTTTATGTGGATATGGTTAAGAACAAGAGAGAATAGAGAAATTCTTCTCTCTTCTTTTCCCTAGCTCTTTTCTGTCACCCCTAGAAAGAAGCTAGTTTTTGTGAAGCCTAAGAAAAGATAGAAGTAAGCACTCGGTTTTTCTAGTGAAATCAAGAGGGGGCCTGCTTTGTTATTTTTTCTTTTTTCGCACCTTCGGATAGCCTGTTCCAGCAAGAATTTAACAACATTATTAGTCCCACGGTTAATACTGTAATTATTATTGCAATAACAAGAACTCCCTCGTGTTGATAGGGTTGTGCTATCGGCACCGCATTAGTAAACCAAAGGGCAAGTCCTGCTATACCCCCTATCAAGACAATAGCGCCTAAGAGTAAGACTAGTGCCCGAAGTACTATATATTTGATTTGTGTACGGATTGAGGAAGACTTTCCCTCAGTTTCTACGGGTGTAGTTTTTGTTTTTTTTTCACATGGATAATGAGGAGACGTTGGGTTATGAAAAGCAATTTTTGTCATAATAACCTACCTATCAAATATGCAAAGATTAGTAACAATCTTTTATTGTTTTTTATTTAGTAATCTAATTACCTTCTTGTTTATTTAAGGATATCCATTTTAGTTGGATAGAAATCTATAAGTTATGTCTTCAATACTTTCTTTTGGAGATACGTGGGTCAAGTTCTTTCAACACAAGCAATAGTTAGGGGATAATCTGGATAAAGTTTGGCCATATATTGTATTGCTCCAACCATAGCTAAAGATTGTTCTTGTCTCGATTTTGGAGTGAGTTCTCTAGGGTAGAGGTGCTCTCGTAAGCTACATAGAGGGATTTGGATGAGTTGGATGTTTTTATCAATAGCAGTCTGGATATAGGTGACATAGAGCGCGTAATAATATTGGTAGGTTCTTTGTGGTATGAACGGTATTTTTGGGAGGGAGACTTGACCACGAAGATGGGGTTGCCAGTATGAGAATGTAGCAGAATCTCCTGTTGTAGGAAGTTCTTCAGTTACTTGAAACGTGGTCTTCTCGAATGCTTCGTTGATGAGGGATTCTGGGGAGGCAGTGACGTTTGAACAGGGAGGTGGATAAGAATCCTCGGAAGTCTCCTCAATTAATAGGGTCTTTCCCGTATCCTTAGATGAAATCAAGAGATGCTCTGGATTTCCTCCTTGTATGGATACCAGGGAAAGCAATGAGTTTTTAGCTTCCCATACTTTATAAGGATTGTTTGTGAGTAACAAGGAAGGTGAAGGAAGAAGCTCAAGGTCCTCAGATTTTTCTTCCCAATTTTCTTTGTAAAAATTCATGAAAACGGGGATAGAAGAGAAAGATGCGGGGGTAAAGAAGTGTTGTGGCTCAATACTTTCTTCTTCTGTATGAGTGCTGTCTTTTAAGCGTTTTACCGTTTTTTTATAAAGCATAAAGGCGCTAAGAACAGCAGTAACAAATACAAGTCCTGTTAGGAAGTAGATTACAGGAATATTTAAAAGGACTCCAATGAGTAGGGTACCTATTGTAGCTAGAACGGCAAAGATTGTGGTAATAAATAGAACCTGAGACTCAATCTTATCAAAATATCGGGAAGATTTTTTTTTAATTTGTGCTGGGGAATGATCTGTAGTTAGAGATGTTATTGAGGTTTTTGTCATAATTAAGAAATTAATTTTTTATTTCCTTTTAAATTATATCTCTTTTGTTGATATTTAAGTAATTAAAATGTCTTTGTGTTTTATTAAAATTTTATTTTAACTTTTCTAATTAAAAATAAAAAAAGGCGTGCCGTGCTTAATTATAAACTTTTTTAGAATGAAAAAGATCGCTCAAAATAGGGGAGCTAAGAAAAGAAGTCTTTCCGAAATGCAAATCGTTTTATAGCTACTTAAGAAAGAACTCGTCTGAATTGGTGTTGTATTAATCTAAAATTTTTACTTTCTAAGATTAGAAAGTAACTTTTACACAGCCACCTTTGATGCGGCATTGACAAGCAAGACGTTCGTTAGAGTCTTCGGGTTCTCCTAGAAAATCGTTTTCTGCTTCTGTAAAACTGGAAAGATTATCTTGGCCCTCTAGGACTTCTATAACACAGGTTCCACAAACCCCCTCCGTACAAGCAAAAGGAATGCCCGCCGATTCACAGGAATCTATGATATCACTGTTGTCTTCCAATTCGAACTCCTGTTGTTCATCATCAGAGGTAATGATTAGCCTAGCCATACCGTTCCCTGTTACTTGTTGCCTGGTAGATTAAATGAAGTTCGGAGTAGAGGGATTCGAACCCCCGACCTATTGCTCCC includes:
- a CDS encoding 2Fe-2S iron-sulfur cluster-binding protein, with translation MARLIITSDDEQQEFELEDNSDIIDSCESAGIPFACTEGVCGTCVIEVLEGQDNLSSFTEAENDFLGEPEDSNERLACQCRIKGGCVKVTF